The window AAAGTGAAATTCTACTAAAATTTTGGTATATGTGTTAGCCTCCCTTAACATACAACTGCTGTGAGTTTGGAAAAACTCACACATTACTTAGAAATGAGCACATCAATAGCAGCATCTTTCTTTTGCTGATGAGCCAAGTTACACACTCAACTGTTTTGCAGACTTCAACCTGCATACCACTACAGGTTTTTAGGAGCTGCAGCCTCTTTTATAAGGACCTCAGTCTAACTGGTAAAGACTTCTGAGAGCTGTTTTCTGCAGTTTCTTGAAATCCTGCAGGAGTGCCAAGGAATCTCTTGCTGACAAGTTGAGAAACACTGCTCCAAATGATTGTTCTGCAGTTTTGTAGCTTGTTTAGAGATAAAGATTCTACTAGAGGAAAAATACAGCAGAGATTACATTATTACAGTAGTGAGacatggaacaggctgtccagaaaAGATATGGATGCCCTCATCCCTGGAATTATTCCAAGGCCAGGCTAGATggtgctctgagcaacctgggatagtgggaggcaTCCTTGCCCCTGGCAGGGGGGTTAATGATCTTCCAACCTAAAGCATTCCACGTTTCTATGGTTACCGCAGATACTCAAGCTTCCTCTAACCCTCGAGTGCTGTGTACTGCTGAGGGGCTTCAAATCCTAAGTGTGCTGGACATTTGTTGTGAATTTGGTCTAGCAATGTCAACCTGTAAGCAGTTCTCATCAACTCACTGCAGTACTTCCAGTCTCAGCTGAATGGAGTATGTTTGCATTGTACTGCAACTGCAGGACACTTCAGATGAAATGGGTGGATGATAAGTCACAGCAGTTCATGTTAGACAGACAATTCACATTACCACAGAACTGCCCTTGTGTGACACATGCTCCAGAACTAGGCAGAATCAGTACACAAATGACTACTACTTAGCCTACTTAGCTGTACAGCCTTTGAATTGCTGCATGAGAATGACCCCACGTGTCACGCTGTGGTCAGGCACAAGTGGCTACTACAGCCCTTGGGTATGGCAGTGGTGTGTGTGCAATCCTACTGCTCAGCAGAACAGACTGGAGGGAACTGCACACACACAAGAACAGGAATGGATCCCTTTGGCTACATTTAACAAAAAAGCATTGAAACTGTTTATGGTACACACAGTCCCATAACCATGCAGTATTACACTTCTGCCATCTTTTGGCGTTGATGAGTTTCAGCAGATTTTGAGCAATCAGACAAGCTACAGGTAGGCTCGTGTCTAAGGCTCAGGGTTCTGAACATGCAGCTGTAACTACAGGAAATGAAAGAGCAGAAACACAGAACGGTATGGCCCAAGACtaaaaacaaatgaaagaaaGTAATTTTGGTATTTCAGATGAAATATATTGCTATCAAATATTTTCAAGAAAGAGCTCTCTATTTTTACCttgaaatacacatttttattCCACAGTCTTCAGCTTTATGGTCACTTTGCTGGAAATGAAATGTCAACCAAGTAAACAGTTCACATTTTCAAAACAGTTCACATTTTCAAAACATATTACCAGAATATGCTAAACCTGGCAATTTTGTAATAAtacttttcttttttagtttCCCTAATAAATTACCCTGTACCATACAGCCTCCATCCTTTTTTCTTCAAACACAACTGATTTTTTTAGGTTGGATTTTACCAAATTCACATGCTCAAAGACATTatccttaaaattttaaaatattacaaTTAAAAATTTTTACCAGGCCACAAAGCAATATAAAAATTGTGAAAATAGTAATGAAACTGTTGTCATCCTTGTACCATCATATTATGTCGACAACCTCTCTGAAAGTCATTAAAGATGGAGGGCCAAATGTAGCTCTTGGCCAAGCTTAGAGCAATTCCACGGACTTTAAAAGGAATGCAACTGTCCTGTGAGGTTACTTTTAAATAAAAGCCGCCTCAGGTTCATGGAAATTAAACTGTCATCTACTCTAGATTTTCAAACGGGACAATTTATCCTTTATCACTGGGCAAAAATGAATTTTCCAAAGTATTAATGAATTTTTGTCTCATCCATGCTTTGAAGTTTCGATACCATTCTAAAAGCTTTTTTCTCCTTTGAATCTTTTCTTGTaagctcatttttttttctttctctagaaTAGCAGGAAGCTCTTTCCAGTTTTTAATAAAGATAAATGGAGCCCCCATGGTTTTTAATAATTGCAATGGAGCACTGTGGTAGGCTGATGAATTTCCGCAATCACCCGGTGTCATTACATCTTCTATAACAGGCAGAGATCCATAGGAACAAGCTTCATAAATTCTGTAACATTCTGTATTTATTCCCACTGGGCACAATGTCAAATCACTCTGCAGCAAGGCATCTTGATAGTTCTTGAAACTTTCATTTGTTTCTTGAGGCTGCCACCTAGGAAAGGAAAAAGAGTGAAAATTAATATCTTCCTCACAGGCACTGCAATGAAAAAATAGTGATATGCTTTAATTTCTATTAGTTATAAAACTGAAAATGCTATTAGTGTAAAAATTTTGTATTACACACACAGTGAATTAACTTTTATTTTTAGTCTTAACTGCTCTTAAAAATCTTCTAAAAATTTATTGAAAATGTCACTGTTAAAAACAGATTGTAATATGTGGCCCTTTCTGGAAATTATTAACACTTAAAAGTGTAAGAAACAAATTGAAATGCCACTCCAAATCTTCTGCATGACTTGGATGATGCATATGTCAATTTACTTCACAGCACAGTTTAGAAACAGACAAAAAGGGAGACGCTCAATGGGCTTTTTAATGACTTCTTTTTGGCCTCAAAAGAGGTTTGCTCTTCAAAACCTAGGAAGCAGAGCAATTGGTTTAACCTGAATTCATCTACTTGAAGTGCCTCAAGATGTCTGGGAGATAAGAGTTTACATCACAGATACAATCCATCTCCTGAGACTCTTCATCAGGGCAGCTAAGGTCTACCTAAGCACCACTCTGCCTGCTATCCAACATTTTATAGGTGTTGCTTTTCAAAGTTAAGAAATACCATCAGAACCCTACTCTTGTTAGTCAAAAAATAACTGTGCTGTAAAGATTAAATCCACTCTCATGTGGAACTCAACAAAATATGGCTGTCTTTTTTCTTTGACTAAAGACATGAAACTCCACAAAATACAAGATAATATGTTTCTTCTCATAATCAAATATTTGTAAGAAAAAAGCAGATGGTCTTTGATGGTTATATAGGTTATATACAGAGGAGACTTTTCTAAACTAGATTTAAAAATATGCCTTCAGTAAAATATAACAGAAATGCTGTTATGTTGACTTAAATGAAGTCTCTGCACTATTCCCTGACTTAATGACTAATTACCtttatttgtattattttttaaCACTCAAGAAAAGATTGGTAATAATGAACCAGGCAAAAAACTCAATATTTTCATGAAGTAAATTAAAGTCTTACTGTTCTCTGGCTGCAATCCAGCAAAGTTTGTCAAGCCCGTCCTGTTTCAGAATTTCGATGAGGGTTTCTCTAGAAGAATTCTTATAAACCGTTCCTAAGAAATTACATAGATATGATCTTGGATCATGTAGCATGGACCAGCTGGGTTCCACAACTGGAAAATTTCTGTAGCTGTAAAAAAAACGTGTAAGTTAGACAACCCTATCAAAGGAAAACATTTTGCAGCATTTCATTTTCAGTGCATCATATATTATGACTAAAACCACCTGCTTATTGCCAATCCATCTCTACAGACAGACTCAGAAGTAAACCAAGTCACATCCTGTCCTAAAAGTATGTCTTTATTCCCTTTACCCCCATCAGGACCTTCACAAAGTTTCCAGAATACTTACATCTTCTTTCAACACCAGAAATATTAAATGTGCAGATTACAGAATGTCCTTGACCAACATTCTTTTCCAAAGAAGCTGCTCTTGATGCAACCACAAGTTTTGACTGAAATGGCCAGTTTAACAGTAACTATGGCATGCAAGTCTCACCTACCTTAATCTCTGGATATGCTCCTCTACTGAAAATACCACTGGTAACCTCTCAAAGGAAAATCTCACTTTGATCTGAGCGAACTCAATAATCAAATCTTTTGGCTACTAAATAGCTTATTGTGCATTATTTGATGGACAATAATGCACATCATTATTGCATCCTGTCCTGTTCTCATTCTTCTCCTGCATGATGAATGTCAATTCACTTAGTTTCTAATAAGCATTTGTTCCTTCATGACAAATATTTTTGCATCATTCCACATCTTCACTTTCCCTCTTTACTTGGAAAAGCCAGCAAATTTTCATGCCTTTAACCTGTTTTTTACAGCCGTTGTATGCAAGGTCTGGAAACCCCATTTTGATACCAAATTTATCTTCCTCCACCCAGCTTTGCACCCTCGTTTGTTGTTCTAAGTGTTGTTGCTTTCTCTTCACTGTCACCTTAATCTCTGCATCTCAAAACTCAACTTCTTTCCACTTAGGAACTTCCAATATCATCAATTCTTTGACATCATCAATAATCCAAATTTAGCATATGTCAGAGACACTGTGAACAAGTTCAAGCTGTatataaaaagctctatacagtTTTCCAGCTTGTTGAGCAAACTAGATCAATATAGGATATTGAATTCAAATTCAACACAAGGTATGAAAATAATCCTGTATTCCTTTCAGCTTCTATTACCCTGGTAAGTCACTAAACCACTATCAACTCTGTTAATAAGAAGTAAAAATGCATGTAGCTGAACCAAAACTTTATTTACTCCACATAAATAGTTTGAGCACTTAAGTAtaacaaaaatgttttttttttaaacaagcagTTAAGCAAGTTTACACTACTGTGTTACTGGAGTATAACAACTCCAAATGGGAAGCCTTTTGAGCCATAACGGAGGTTAAAaaaagtactttgcttttctgaaCAAATAGTACCTGCAACTTTATTACATAATTATCCTTTGAATCTCCATATCACTGGTATGTATTACATCAGCAGTCATGATAATCTCAAGAGCAAATCTACTGAAGAAAGAATAAACAGAAAATCTCAGGAGACACAGGTTCATTTTCCTAAAGTTTCCTAAACACTAGTACCCTTTTCCTGTTATAATTTTTATTGCTAAATGCAACTTTCAAAGACTCCAATGCCTGATTTAGAAAATGACTGATAGGATCACGTTCTGcgatttatttattaaaattgtTTTGGGCAAAAGCACTAAGAGTCATATTTTCCATACCTCACGCACAACAATTAATGAATCAGTTGCAACTTCTGTCTATAGCACTTACGTAGCTACTCCTAAAGGCCACTGGAAAATATCTTCTTCATTCACGAACGCGTAGTCATAGGTAACAAAGAGCAGACTGACAAATCCCCCGTTTCGTTTCAGGTATGGCTGAATCCAGGCGTTGTTGCACTGCTCGTTCCCGAGCAGCACCACGGCCACGTGCTGGATTTTGCGGGTCTCCATCAGTGTCTGCGCGTGGTGCAGCCACTGCGTGGCGTAGGCGACCTTCGCCGGCTCCCTGCCGTTCAGCACCAGCACCACATGCTCCGCCTCCACCGAGAAATAGCCGGGAACTACGGAGGGGCCAGTCAGGAAGCTGAGAAAGCCAAAATACAACATCAAACAAAGTAAGCCTTTGTAAGACTAATTATTGGCCTTAGTCCTCTAGCTAGTCTTACTACACTGCACTCCAGAGATGATATTTTCTTCAATAAAGTAAATGCAATATACTGCAAAATTAACGTGCAACTACAACTACTTCTGCTGTTAGTATGTACTGCTTAGCACAGAGTAAAGCTGCTTTCAATTTTATTCAGGTAAAAGGTGATTGACTAGAATAAGGTATTTTGTCAATAAATCAGAACTAGTACAATACTCAAACCTCAAAATGTGTGTAAATCAACCACCTTTCAAAAAAGGGTGCACCTTGATGCTTATATTTTCTTAATTCCAGTGATAACCAATGACTGCTGTATTAGAACAAGAGAGAGGCCCTCCCAAAAACCTGAAGACTATACACAATCTGGTATCATTAAGAGTGACAGTTAGCTAGTCTTGCATATTACTTTTCTCAGTATTTTGGTTAAGTTTCTTCTGTGTAGAATTGATAACACAATAAACATCTATCCAACTTAGGTTGGCTGTATGCCCCAGGTCAAACTTGAGGCCCTGATACCAGGTAGTAAGCATGAACATTTTAGTTATAAAACGGCATTTCTAGATCTTCAACAATGTATTTAACAGAAGAATTTCAGTCATGTAGCAAAACTACCAACTCTTTAATCATTTGCAAGTATGTGACAAAAGCCATTTATGAACTTCAATGAAACAAACCAGTATTTGCCAGCCCCTGCTCTAGTTACCTGGTGTCTTAACAGATTATTGACCGAATGCAAAGAAGTAGCAATTACACAGCTTGGGAAAAAGTGGAGGGGGAAAACAgcattgtttaaaaataaaagtcaGTTAAATGATAATTTTCTAGATCTGCTGCATTACTAGTTTTTCAGCTACCAGCAAAACTTAATTTAGAGTGAGCATGAGTTTTAACTCATGAAGTGCTGAGACTGACAGCTAGTTTCAGTTCAAATATACTTACTGAGGAAAAAAGCTCTCACAACAAAAACTGTAAAGACTACTCCAGTGAAGTTATCTGAGGCAGACTGACCTTAGACAAGTGTATTTAAACCTGAGTTAAGCTGACATGCTGCTGGCTTGGTGGAAGTGATGTATTTTGGAGCCAAGATTCGTAAGACTCATGACCTGGAATCAAGACTTCTCATACATTAAATGCTAAGTCACAATCAAGACTTAAATCCAAAGTTTAACAGACAATGAGAACAGAATCACAGGGATTCCTAAAAGAGAATACCTTGAGCTTTGGAATGCCTCAAATAGAGACTAAATATGTACACGTGATCACCTTGCAAAGAGACTtggggaaaaagggtttttcctaTGACACAGCACTTTGAGGGTAACAGCTTTACAGCAATAACAGATGTACGGGTCAGGAAGCAATGACCTGTGGGTAGCAATATATGTAGTTGAACAGCATAAAAttacagtgggggaaaaaaagtaacacAGTGCAAGTCTCATAAATCCATACTTTAATAATCAAAACACCGTGCTAGGGCTGTGCTATTAACTCCCAATCAGAACACAACTGGGATTGGGAAATGGAAGAGACACTACAGAAGCTGCTAAATGGAGGGAGCAGTCCTTAGAGTACTAACCACTCACATGAAGGCTAAAGCAAAGATAATATGGGAAGATTACCTTTTTTGGACTAAATACATGATTTGCTTTCTACAAAGTCCTTGGTTTTCCTTACTAGTGATAGACAGTCATACAAAAAGATGCTGTTTTAGACTGGGTCTAACAGTGCCCATTCTGGAGGTGTTGAGACAGCCATTCTTTAACAGTAAGGATTAAATTTAACACTTGcagtaatagaaataataataaatacattCAGCATAGAAATATCCCATATGCAAAAAAAGTAATTAcataaaaatgagaaaatcaAGAAAAGAACTTGGAAAGGAGCAGTCCAAACCACAAGTGACTCCCATCTACAAAAACAATTTGAGGGGACTCTGGAGAACCGTCAGTATTAATTCCCTCTCTGGAAGAATCTGTAATAAACAGTAAGATCACTGAATCTTATCAATAGGTAAGATCACAGATCACATATACAGATAAGCACTGCTGTGAATGAGTTAATCCTGTGTCATTAATCTGATGAAGCACGTCAATAAGAACACAGATAAAGAGGATCCAGTGGGCACAGTGGTTTTGGACTTTCAAAAAGCTTCACTACAGGGTTTTATTAAAACTAAATTGCCAGAAGCTATACCAGGTGGAATCCTCTGATAGACAGAAACCTCTCCTAGTTGACTGAGGCAAGGCAGCACTGAATGTTTATCAAATAGAGAGGTGTGACTTGGAGGAAATAGAAATTTAGGAAAGCTCTTGCCAAATAAGAGGTAAGAAGTTTGGCACTCTGTGCTCTACAACATCTTCCTAGGTGACAGGAGTGAAGGGTGTGAATTGCTTCAAGCCAAAGAAAGCGTTAAATCCTGGTCTCTTGCTTTTTGTATGAATGTGCCAAGAAGCTACTAAAATCCACAGCGATGAAGTTCCTTCACCACTCCTGTTTTTAAATAAGCATCACTGCATTTTAAGGAGAAGCTGATACTTCATGTATTTTTTTAGGCAACTTCTTTGATGGAAATATGTGCCCATCAAAATCTGTATTAGAGATGTGTATTCATCATCATAAATATACAGAATGGGCTTATTCATGTAACTGTGTTCAAGTGGTATTTTGGCATTTTTGTGTCTTTAGATTTGTTATTCTTTAAAAACATTCACCAGACATCTACTTTTTAACAATCATTAGACTTACCACAGAGAACTGCAGAACAGCACATATTCTCCAAATATGTCACCTCAGCTAGTTCCCTCTAGCCTCATCTAGTAATCAAAAGATAATTTACCTCAGCCAGGCAGTAAACAATTCTAGAAAATAACCAGTGAGAAGCCAAAATTACATAATTCTTCTCCACAACATGAACTAGTATTTCCAAATAGAGTAAAAAGTAGCTATTTCAGAAGTCTAGTTGTTAAAATAACAGTTATATTGCAAATTTTCTATACTTTGCACAAGTTTATACTAGCCTGTCAAAAGTTAACCTTTGTTATGTTGGTACTAAACTCAAGCTTTGTATTTTTATAGGACCTAGCAGCCAAGTTGAAATTAGAATAGGGACTCCATTATCTCTGGCACATTTAGACATAACAAGAAGATATTTAAATGCAGGCATAGAAGTCTTTCTTTGAGAGATGCATACCCTAAGGAGACATGTGAAGTTATTAATCATCTGAAACAGGCACACTAGAGAGAAAATAACCACAATCAGTCAAGTGACAGACTCATTAAGTACAGCAAATTATTTTCATGTTATAAATGTGGAAAGCAAGAGCCTAAAGAAATTCTTATGTCAATATCAGGGAGAT of the Melospiza melodia melodia isolate bMelMel2 chromosome 4, bMelMel2.pri, whole genome shotgun sequence genome contains:
- the RXYLT1 gene encoding ribitol-5-phosphate xylosyltransferase 1 isoform X2, producing METRKIQHVAVVLLGNEQCNNAWIQPYLKRNGGFVSLLFVTYDYAFVNEEDIFQWPLGVATYRNFPVVEPSWSMLHDPRSYLCNFLGTVYKNSSRETLIEILKQDGLDKLCWIAAREQWQPQETNESFKNYQDALLQSDLTLCPVGINTECYRIYEACSYGSLPVIEDVMTPGDCGNSSAYHSAPLQLLKTMGAPFIFIKNWKELPAILEKEKKMSLQEKIQRRKKLLEWYRNFKAWMRQKFINTLENSFLPSDKG
- the RXYLT1 gene encoding ribitol-5-phosphate xylosyltransferase 1 isoform X1; the encoded protein is MRGARRRLCSALIVAYGLFSLYAAYTVFLRPRRPAAPRSHRDRPGPRGFTDHVALGNEEWNPWDADEKNELAASQQRYEANLKMIKYVRSHLEQTTLRVQIWGKAAIGLYLWQHIFGGHLEPADVIAQWREGSQNAGKTYFSFLTGPSVVPGYFSVEAEHVVLVLNGREPAKVAYATQWLHHAQTLMETRKIQHVAVVLLGNEQCNNAWIQPYLKRNGGFVSLLFVTYDYAFVNEEDIFQWPLGVATYRNFPVVEPSWSMLHDPRSYLCNFLGTVYKNSSRETLIEILKQDGLDKLCWIAAREQWQPQETNESFKNYQDALLQSDLTLCPVGINTECYRIYEACSYGSLPVIEDVMTPGDCGNSSAYHSAPLQLLKTMGAPFIFIKNWKELPAILEKEKKMSLQEKIQRRKKLLEWYRNFKAWMRQKFINTLENSFLPSDKG